A DNA window from Loxodonta africana isolate mLoxAfr1 chromosome 7, mLoxAfr1.hap2, whole genome shotgun sequence contains the following coding sequences:
- the LOC135231811 gene encoding olfactory receptor 8U8-like, with the protein MAQINCTQVTEFILVGLTDHQELKMPLFMVFLSIYLFTVVGNLGLILVIRADARLNTPMYFFLSHLAFVDFCYSSVITPKMLANFLYQQNVISFNACAAQLGCFLTLMVSECLLLASMAYDRYVAICNPLLYMITMSPGTCLQLVAVPYSYSFLLALCHTILTFRLSYCHSNIINHFYCDDMPLLRLTCSDIHTKQLWILICAGITLIFSVLIICVSYMFIISAILKMHSAEGRHKAFSTCSSHMLAVTIFYGTLIFMYLQPSSKHSLDTDKMASVFYTVIIPMLNPLIYSLRNKDVKDALKNVIINRNQALVFTRLRK; encoded by the coding sequence ATGGCTCAGATAAATTGCACCCAGGTGACAGAGTTTATTCTTGTGGGCCTCACAGATCACCAGGAGTTGAAGATGCCCCTCTTTATGGTATTCTTATCCATCTACCTTTTCACAGTAGTAGGCAACCTGGGATTGATCCTAGTCATTAGAGCAGATGCAAGACTCAACACACCAATGTACTTCTTTCTTAGCCATCTGGCTTTTGTCGATTTCTGTTACTCTTCTGTCATCACACCCAAAATGCTTGCAAATTTCTTGTACCAACAAAATGTCATCTCCTTCAATGCATGTGCTGCTCAGTTAGGCTGCTTCCTTACACTCATGGTATCAGAATGCTTGCTACTGGCCTCCATGGCCTATGATCGATACGTGGCTATTTGTAACCCTCTCCTGTATATGATCACAATGTCCCCAGGAACCTGCCTTCAGCTTGTAGCTGTCCCCTATAGCTATAGCTTCCTGTTGGCCCTGTGTCATACCATCCTCACCTTTCGTCTCTCCTATTGCCATTCCAATATCATCAATCATTTCTACTGTGATGACATGCCTCTCCTCAGGCTGACTTGCTCAGACATTCACACCAAACAACTATGGATTTTGATCTGTGCTGGTATCAcattaattttctctgtattgatCATTTGTGTCTCCTACATGTTCATCATTTCTGCCATCCTGAAGATGCACTCAGCTGAGGGCAGGCACAAAGCCTTCTCCACATGCAGTTCCCACATGTTGGCAGTAACCATATTCTATGGGACTCTGATCTTTATGTACCTACAACCAAGCTCAAAACATTCTCTTGATACAGACAAGATGGCCTCTGTCTTCTATACAGTAATCATTCCAATGTTGAACCCCTTGATCTACAGCCTCCGAAACAAGGATGTGAAAGATGCCCTAAAGAATGTCATCATTAATAGAAACCAGGCACTTGTATTCACGAGATTAAGAAAATAA